The Pochonia chlamydosporia 170 chromosome 1, whole genome shotgun sequence genome window below encodes:
- a CDS encoding F-box domain-containing protein (similar to Metarhizium acridum CQMa 102 XP_007810132.1), giving the protein MNLAHLPYTVFFEIVSHLSALETLTARRISRDVYSALTRPDLSISLLLLHFPRSREGRTLRGYLQSGNDEALERGDWAAVFATLVRRYHHLGNATPWRVKKVRVAKGSHRLRGVTPWNRFLRLDDKTAAFDYWDPVWTFEAGEGVLVYPAMVEERIVYKARDLTSDTELVVPFDTMTKIIRRVRLSHGILIFEWCEQAGYHDLNETEAAHRHFATAFDIYSPQSHIHHRTLRISFRSEWKIHYLGLPLTHQDRFFSTHNATHYVVYIWQPTRSPWGEDAPLERLIIWEIGQPNPYKPSLDPGGKHAPVTSSGPRIIRRMINNELSTWGVRQSDTPSVRSLALDDTTFDEATNSTTGHVFFIEEQHRWCAGPHSTPTPPRQHHILSTGIPLIGDGPRWVDECGGPNGSPEYGMSFCSRGRKDTWPGRAPCWRHDDFPYLTVSEVYDAEAGVRITARHCFMMETLSVHVRPQLCVTRDTEREDGSGSGKKLQGPDGEEVQFEDGLWGELLGKGCIVGDERWVVGEDEGGDVTILMF; this is encoded by the coding sequence ATGAACCTCGCTCACCTCCCCTACACGGTGTTCTTCGAAATCGTGTCTCATCTGTCTGCGCTGGAGACGCTCACTGCGCGCCGCATCTCACGGGACGTTTACTCCGCACTAACAAGACCGGACTTGAGCATCAGTCTCCTCTTGTTGCATTTTCCGCGGTCGCGAGAAGGACGCACCCTTCGAGGATACCTGCAGAGCGGTAATGACGAGGCTCTCGAGCGGGGGGACTGGGCAGCTGTGTTTGCCACTCTGGTCCGGCGGTACCATCACCTTGGGAATGCCACGCCTTGGAGGGTGAAGAAAGTGAGGGTGGCCAAGGGCTCACACAGACTGCGTGGTGTGACGCCGTGGAATAGATTCCTCAGGTTGGATGACAAGACTGCTGCGTTTGATTATTGGGATCCGGTGTGGACGTTTGAGGCCGGGGAGGGAGTGCTTGTGTATCCGGCGATGGTGGAGGAGCGCATCGTCTATAAGGCGAGAGATCTTACGAGTGATACTGAACTGGTCGTGCCTTTTGATACGATGACTAAGATTATACGGAGAGTGAGGTTGTCGCATGGGATATTAATCTTTGAGTGGTGTGAACAGGCTGGGTATCATGATTTAAATGAGACGGAAGCAGCACATCGGCACTTTGCAACAGCGTTTGACATATATTCACCTCAATCACATATACACCATCGAACACTCCGAATATCCTTTCGATCAGAATGGAAAATTCATTACTTAGGCCTCCCGCTCACCCACCAAGACCGCTTCTTCTCAACACACAACGCAACACATTACGTCGTCTACATCTGGCAGCCCACCCGCTCGCCATGGGGTGAAGACGCCCCCCTCGAGcgcctcatcatctgggAAATAGGGCAGCCGAATCCCTACAAACCGTCCCTCGACCCGGGCGGTAAACACGCACCAGTAACCTCCTCTGGCCCCAGAATCATCAGACGCATGATCAACAACGAACTATCTACCTGGGGAGTACGACAGTCCGACACTCCCAGCGTGCGGAGTCTTGCCCTCGACGATACAACCTTTGATGAGGCGACGAACTCTACCACCGGCCACGTATTTTTCATCGAGGAGCAACATCGGTGGTGTGCAGGACCGCACAGCACGCCTACACCACctcgtcaacaccacattCTCTCCACGGGGATACCCCTCATAGGCGATGGACCGAGATGGGTAGACGAGTGTGGCGGCCCGAATGGATCCCCAGAGTACGGAATGAGCTTTTGCTCGCGTGGCCGGAAGGATACCTGGCCGGGGAGGGCGCCGTGCTGGCGTCACGATGACTTTCCCTACCTGACTGTGTCGGAGGTGTATGATGCGGAGGCGGGAGTGAGGATCACGGCGAGACACTGCTTCATGATGGAGACGTTGTCGGTTCATGTGCGGCCGCAGTTGTGCGTGACGAGGGATACAGAGAGGGAGGATGGGTCGGGAAGTGGAAAGAAGTTACAGGGTCCGGATGGCGAAGAGGTTCAGTTTGAGGATGGATTGTGGGGAGAGCTACTAGGGAAGGGGTgcattgttggtgatgagagaTGGGTTgtgggtgaggatgagggcGGGGATGTGACGATTCTTATGTTTTAA
- a CDS encoding methylmalonate-semialdehyde dehydrogenase, mitochondrial precursor (similar to Aspergillus terreus NIH2624 XP_001212345.1) produces the protein MRRLISRSVSASATRSPVTSAVPRSTIAASKMSSNGSSSSVVAARRIHATAQQLKPAAALASTATSFPNTHEKIQAVEDTPYFIDNKFVNSTTDKFIDLPDPATNNLVTRVPQMTDQEMKAAVASAEKAFKSWKNTTVLARQQIMFRFVQLIRENWDRLAASITLEQGKTFADAKGDVLRGLQVAEAAIAAPELLKGEVLEVAKDMETRTYREPLGVVAAICPFNFPAMIPLWCIPIATITGNTLILKPSERDPGAAMILAELVQKAGFPEGVVNVIHGAHKTVDFILDEPAIKAISFVGGNKAGEYIFSRGSANGKRVQANLGAKNHAAVLPDCNKNHFINSVVGAAFGAAGQRCMALSTLVMVGETKEWLTEVAESAKKLKVDGGFEEGADLGPVISPHSKERILSLIDSAEKEGATILLDGRNYKNSKYPNGNFVGPTIIANVTPDMTCYKEEIFGPVLVCLNVDTIDDAIDLINKNEYGNGVAIFTRSGPTAETFRRNIESGQVGINVPIPVPLPMFSFTGNKKSIAGGGANTFYGKPGINFYTQLKTVTALWQSQDAVAKKAAVHMPTLQ, from the exons ATGCGGCGGCTCATTTCGCGAAGCGTCTCTGCCAGCGCCACCCGGTCCCCAGTGACCTCGGCCGTCCCCCGATCTACcatcgccgcctccaagATGTCTTCCAACGGCTCGTCTTCGTCGGTCGTGGCCGCGAGGAGGATACATGCCACTGCTCAGCAGCTcaagcctgctgctgctctggCCTCGACGGCAACCAGCTTCCCCAACACCCACGAGAAGATCCAGGCCGTTGAGGACACGCCTTACTTCATCGACAACAAGTTTGTCAACTCGACGACTGACAAGTTTATTGACTTGCCGGACCCGGCTACGAATAACCTCGTCACCCGCGTTCCTCAGATGACCGACcaggagatgaaggctgCTGTGGCTAGCGCCGAGAAGGCTTTCAAGTCGTGGAAGAACACCACTGTTTTGGCTCGCCAGCAAATCATGTTTCGATTCGTGCAGTTGATCCGCGAGAACTGGGACAGACTGGCTGCCAGCATTACTCTGGAGCAGGGCAAGACTTTTGCCGACGCAAAGGGTGATGTTCTGCGTGGTCTGCAGGTTGCTGAGGCGGCTATTGCTGCGCCGGAGCTGCTCAAGGGTGAGGTGCTTGAGGTGGCCAAGGATATGGAGACTCGAACTTATCGTGAGCCATTGGGCGTTGTGGCTGCCATTTGCCCCTTCA ACTTTCCTGCCATGATTCCCCTTTGGTGCATCCCTATTGCTACCATTACTGGAAACACTCTTATCCTGAAGCCCTCTGAGCGTGACCCCGGTGCGGCCATGATCCTCGCTGAGCTCGTCCAGAAGGCTGGTTTCCCCGAGGGtgtcgtcaatgtcattCACGGCGCCCACAAGACCGTCGACTTCATCCTTGATGAGCctgccatcaaggccatcagcTTTGTCGGTGGCAACAAGGCCGGCGAGTACATCTTCAGCCGGGGCTCTGCCAACGGCAAGCGTGTCCAGGCCAACCTGGGCGCCAAGAACCACGCCGCCGTCTTGCCCGACTGCAACAAGAACCACTTCATCAACAGCGTCGTCGGCGCTGCCTTTGGTGCCGCTGGTCAGCGCTGCATGGCCCTGAGCACTCTCGTCATGGTCGGCGAGACCAAGGAGTGGCTGACTGAAGTTGCTGAGAgcgccaagaagctcaaggtcgACGGAGGCTTTGAGGAGGGTGCCGACCTTGGCCCTGTCATTTCTCCCCACAGCAAGGAGCGCATCCTGAGCCTCATTGACAGTGCTGAGAAGGAGGGTGCCACGATTCTGCTCGACGGACGCAACTACAAGAACTCCAAGTACCCGAATGGCAACTTTGTTGGGCCTaccatcatcgccaacgtCACTCCCGACATGACTTGCTACAAGGAGGAGATTTTCGGCCCCGTCCTGGTCTGTCTGAATGTGGATACCATTGACGATGCTATTGACTTGATCAACAAGAACGAGTACGGCAATGGTGTCGCCATCTTCACTCGATCTGGTCCTACGGCAGAGACTTTCCGCCGAAACATTGAGTCCGGTCAGGTTGGTATCAATGTGCCCATCCCTGTGCCTCTGCCCATGTTCTCCTTCACTGGTAacaagaagagcattgctgGCGGCGGTGCCAATACGTTCTACGGAAAGCCGGGCATCAACTTTTACACGCAGCTGAAGACTGTTACGGCGTTGTGGCAGAGCCAGGATGCAGTTGCTAAGAAGGCGGCTGTTCATATGCCTACTTTGCAATAG
- a CDS encoding calnexin precursor (similar to Aspergillus terreus NIH2624 XP_001212344.1), with amino-acid sequence MKFNAAAAAVSAAILAGTAHADKPEESSSPVVPELPTFTPTTLKAPFLEQFTDDWEKRWKPSHAKKDMKGSGKDEEEWAFVGEWSVEEPYQYKGMAGDKGLVVKNPAAHHAISAKFPKKIDNKGKTLVVQYEVKLQKGLECGGAYMKLLRDNKALHQEEFSNTTPYVIMFGPDKCGHTNKVHFIFNHKNPKTGEYEEKHLSSPPTAKILKTTELYTLIVHPNNTYAIKQNGEEVKTGSLLEDFTPSVNPPAEIDDPKDSKPETWVDEARIPDPEAKKPEDWDEDAPFEIVDEEATIPDDWLENEPTTVADPEAQKPEDWDDEEDGDWVAPTVPNPKCADVSGCGPWTKPMKKNPDYKGKWSAPFIDNPAYKGPWAPRKIKNPAFFEDKTPANFEPMGAIGFEIWTMQSDILFDNIYIGHSIQDAEKLAADSFALKHPVEKALADADKPKEEDKPKSPSDLKFLDDPVHYVKEKLDLFLTIAKNDPIEAIKFVPEVAGGIGAIVVTLVALIVGLVGLGGSSPAVKDTAAAAKGKAKEAKDKVAQATATGAEKAKGEANKRATRSQS; translated from the exons ATGAAGTTCAACgctgctgcggcggctgTCTCTGCCGCCATTTTGGCTGGCACTGCCCACGCCGACAAGCCTGAGGAatcctcttctcctgtcGTCCCGGAACTCCCTACCTTTACT CCCACCACCCTCAAAGCTCCCTTCCTCGAGCAGTTCACCGATGACTGGGAGAAGCGATGGAAGccttctcatgccaagaagGACATGAAGGGCTCTGGcaaggatgaggaagaaTGGGCCTTTGTTGGAGAATGGTCTGTCGAGGAGCCTTACCAGTACAAGGGCATGGCTGGTGATAAGGGTCTTGTTGTCAAGAACCCTGCTGCTCACCACGCCATTTCTGCCAAGTTCCccaagaagattgacaacaagggcaagactCTTGTCGTCCAGTATGAAGTCAAGCTTCAAAAGGGTCTTGAGTGTGGCGGTGCCTATATGAAGCTGCTTCGCGACAACAAGGCTCTTCACCAGGAGGAGTTCAGCAACACTACTCCCTACGTCATCATGTTCGGTCCTGACAAGTGCGGCCACACAAACAAGGTccacttcatcttcaaccacaaGAACCCCAAGACTGGCGAGTACGAGGAGAAGCACCTGTCTTCTCCCCCCACTGCCAAGATCTTGAAGACGACTGAGTTGTACACCCTGATTGTGCACCCCAACAACACCTATGctatcaagcagaatggtGAGGAGGTCAAGACCGGCTCTCTCCTCGAGGACTTCACCCCCTCTGTCAACCCCCCGGCCGAGATTGATGACCCCAAGGACTCCAAGCCCGAGacctgggttgatgaggccCGTATTCCCGACCCTGAGGCTAAGAAGCCTGAGGACTGGGATGAGGACGCTCCTTTCGAGATTGTCGACGAGGAGGCCACCATTCCCGATGACTGGCTCGAGAACGAACCCACGACCGTTGCCGATCCCGAGGCCCAGAAGCCTGAGGAttgggatgatgaggaggatggcgacTGGGTCGCTCCTACTGTTCCCAACCCCAAGTGTGCCGATGTCTCTGGCTGTGGCCCCTGGACCAAgcccatgaagaagaacCCCGATTACAAGGGCAAGTGGTCTGCCCCCTTCATTGACAACCCTGCCTACAAGGGACCTTGGGCTCCTCGCAAGATTAAGAACCCTGCCTTTTTCGAGGACAAGACCCCCGCCAACTTTGAGCCCATGGGCGCT ATTGGATTCGAGATCTGGACCATGCAAAGCGATATCCTCTTCGACAACATCTACATTGGTCACTCCATCCAGGACGCCGAGAAGCTGGCTGCCGATTCTTTCGCGCTCAAGCACCCCGTTGAGAAGGCTTTGGCTGACGCCGACAAGCCCAAGGAGGAGGACAAGCCCAAGTCTCCCTCTGACCTCAAGTTCCTCGATGACCCTGTCCACTAcgtcaaggagaagctcgacctcttcctcaccattgccaagaatGACCCTATTGAAGCCATTAAGTTTGTTCCTGAGGTtgctggtggcattggcgccaTTGTCGTGACTTTGGTCGCACTCATTGTCGGTCTCGTTGGCCTGGGCGGATCTTCGCCTGCTGTCAAGGACACTGCCGCGgccgccaagggcaaggctaaggaggccaaggacaaggttgcTCAGGCTACTGCTACTGGTGCGGAAAAGGCCAAGGGCGAGGCCAACAAGCGAGCCACTCGCAGCCAGTCGTAA